In Leishmania mexicana MHOM/GT/2001/U1103 complete genome, chromosome 20, one genomic interval encodes:
- a CDS encoding cyclophilin-like protein, translating to MDAVDLYVCAVTSLLAEWTTTMFARSTVRWAAGAGHAFMDIAIGSQPPHRVTFELFRKRCPIASENFLKLCTGENVLPRVSSIEGIGEPSFQDQFLPQLTYRNTTLHRVCKGYLVQGGDIVSGQGTGQLSIYGESFDAPEEVKASKFDRMGLLGTAVSAPHLNGSQFFILTTDKAPHLNGTCICFGRVVDGWAVVKAIEAIPLTAAGEPGERVVVVECGKL from the coding sequence ATGGATGCTGTTGATTTGTAcgtctgcgccgtcaccTCGCTGCTGGCAGAGTGGACGACGACAATGTTTGCGCGATCTACCGTCAGATGGGCGGCTGGGGCGGGACACGCGTTCATGGACATCGCCATTGGCAGCCAGCCCCCGCACCGTGTGACCTTCGAGCTTTTCAGGAAGAGGTGCCCTATTGCCTCGGAGAACTTTCTGAAGCTGTGCACAGGTGAGAATGTGCTGCCGCGGGTCTCCAGCATCGAAGGAATCGGTGAGCCGTCCTTCCAAGACCAGTTTCTGCCGCAGTTGACGTACCGCAACACGACGTTGCACCGCGTGTGTAAAGGCTATCTCGTGCAAGGCGGCGATATCGTCTCTGGTCAAGGGACAGGTCAGCTTTCCATCTACGGCGAATCCTTTGATGCGCCGGAAGAGGTGAAGGCGTCCAAGTTCGATCGAATGGGTCTCTTAGGCACGGCCGTGAGTGCGCCGCACTTGAATGGGTCGCAGTTTTTCATCCTTACGACTGACAAGGCGCCGCACCTGAACGGCACGTGCATCTGTTTCGGCCGCGTCGTGGACGGATGGGCTGTGGTGAAGGCCATCGAGGCCATCCCGCTGACGGCCGCCGGCGAGCCAGGGGAGCGGGTCGTGGTGGTCGAGTGTGGCAAGCTCTAA
- a CDS encoding putative ATP synthase, with the protein MSEARQIQSMIDFIEREAQEKAEELEAAAQEEYDVEKMRLVEAEKAKIRAMAEKKLKQVDVDRRVARANYSKLQRMRVMEERARTMEKLHEQTRQKIVAMINNPPQYKPMLVRLIRQSLMSIRTDAVVQCRKEDEAEVAREIPELERWYKEKTGVTISIQTSKTYLDTVEAWGGVVVKSTDGRVVCNNTLSYRTKTCFDEQLPTVRFHLFNTEAPL; encoded by the coding sequence ATGAGCGAGGCACGCCAAATTCAGTCGATGATCGACTTCATTGAGCGCGAGGCTCAAGAGAAGGCCGAGGagctcgaggcggcggcgcaggaggagtATGACGTGGAGAAGATGCGCTTGGTCGAagcggagaaggcgaagatCCGCGCCATGGCGGAGAAGAAGCTGAAGCAGGTTGATGTGGACCGCCGTGTGGCTCGTGCCAACTACTCGAAGTtgcagcgcatgcgcgtcATGGAGGAGCGAGCGAGGACTATGGAGAAGTTGCACGAGCAGACGCGCCAGAAGATTGTGGCTATGATCAACAACCCACCCCAGTACAAGCCGATGTTGGTGCGTCTCATCCGCCAGTCCCTCATGTCCATCCGCACGGACGCTGTCGTCCAGTGCCGCAAGGAGGACGAGGCTGAGGTCGCGCGCGAGATTCCGGAGCTGGAGCGGTGGTACAAAGAGAAGACCGGCGTCACCATCTCGATCCAGACGAGCAAGACCTACCTCGACACAGTCGAGGCGTGGGGCGGCGTAGTGGTGAAGTCAACCGACGGCCGCGTCGTGTGCAACAATACGTTGTCCTACCGCACCAAGACGTGCTTCGATGAGCAACTGCCCACGGTGCGCTTCCACCTCTTCAACACCGAGGCGCCACTGTAA
- a CDS encoding putative lipoate protein ligase: MKAFFIGKREYRRVLHLQETIFNAKIARQVSVRRGESKLPLLSDVVILVEHSAPVYTVGRRDTAHGLPPYCSIDVVKTRRGGGITYHGPGQLTMYPIANIQLLWKDCTAEKPRSPIEWFSWALEEAMIQTAAMYHIPTHRFKTGVWADQYKDTPAQKLGAIGLQLGSWVSMHGAGLNVASDLHFFDDIIMCELPGRRATSLSNEMQHRGVAESPPLVQATAPVLLQKFIDSLHQPPSCAAPPLVDLSADADWHERVIDAAGISAP; this comes from the coding sequence ATGAAGGCGTTTTTTATCGGCAAACGCGAGTACCGGCGTGTGCTGCACCTACAAGAAACGATATTTAACGCCAAGATTGCTCGACAAGTGAgtgtgcgccgcggcgagtCGAAGCTGCCGCTCTTGTCGGACGTCGTGATCCTAGTGGAACACAGCGCCCCTGTGTACACCGTAGGTCGACGTGACACGGCTCACGGACTTCCGCCGTACTGCAGCATCGACGTCGTCAAGacgcggcgaggcggcggtatCACCTACCACGGCCCTGGGCAGCTCACTATGTACCCAATCGCCAACATCCAACTTCTGTGGAAAGATTGCACAGCAGAGAAGCCACGCTCGCCGATTGAGTGGTTCAGCTGGGCGCTGGAAGAGGCAATGATTCAGACAGCCGCGATGTACCACATACCAACACATCGATTCAAGACTGGGGTATGGGCTGACCAGTACAAAGACACCCCAGCGCAGAAGCTCGGCGCCATCGGGCTACAGCTGGGGAGTTGGGTTTCCATGCATGGAGCTGGCCTCAACGTCGCAAGCGACCTGCACTTCTTCGACGACATAATTATGTGTGAGCTGCCGGGCCGGCGCGCCACATCACTCAGCAACGAaatgcagcaccgcggcgtcgccgagtcACCGCCGCTGGTACAGGCAACGGCGCCAGTTCTGCTACAAAAGTTCATCGACAGCCTTCACCAGCCGCCGagctgtgctgcgccgccgctcgtggACTTGTCCGCAGACGCGGATTGGCACGAGCGCGTCATAGACGCTGCCGGCATTTCAGCGCCCTGA